A section of the Oncorhynchus nerka isolate Pitt River linkage group LG3, Oner_Uvic_2.0, whole genome shotgun sequence genome encodes:
- the LOC115105549 gene encoding CD2-associated protein-like yields MEVLVLMDFEGMMGDEMTVQVGDVVTSVTKPSEEGWLEGELRGKRGIFPANFVKEVPVYLIGDSQREPRSLRKSRMIKQTRKCEVAFAYSPLNEDELELVVGETIEILREIEDGWWMGMKSGKVGAFPSNFTKEIFVSPKDVKHNESKTRPKLSDTMFSKETKLPQRTSVRNKSKNMKECCQVMFDYAALTEDELNLKKGDIVTIITKETEDEGWWEGEMNGRRGFFPDNFVMVIPTIDGLQSGSTSQPPARRGTERRSVKAEGSAMEKSILAKAKDEKPETKDLRSNPPTKVKLPAPSRPALPPPVKNKPQKFGCSKANGDLPPLSPKCTEESNSDQFDGVEVSPEKLSHPTANRAKPPQRRPPSALVTGPQVAESHSPPSKPEHPPKNPVVSGNPVISRLALPKAIVEARAAQEEKPCLDSLQAEVRALKIALELLQNRHKQDIQELKEGLRDERNKRVALQEEVHGLRTKHSS; encoded by the exons ATGG aggtgctggtgctgatGGACTTTGAGGGCATGATGGGAGATGAGATGACGGTGCAGGTGGGAGACGTGGTGACGAGTGTCACCAAGCCCAGCGAGGAGGGCTGGCTGGAGGGAGAACTGAGGGGCAAGAGGGGCATCTTCCCCGCTAACTTCGTCAAG GAGGTGCCAGTGTATTTGATAGGTGACAGCCAGAGGGAACCAAGAAGCCTACGGAAAT CAAGGATGATTAAGCAAACAAGGAAGTGTGAGGTGGCCTTTGCCTACAGTCCCTTGAATGAGGATGAGCTGGAGCTGGTTGTCGGGGAGACCATTGAGATCCTCAGAGAG ATTGAAGATGGGTGGTGGATGGGAATGAAAAGTGGTAAAGTGGGAGCGTTTCCATCAAACTTCACCAAAGAGATATTTGTCTCTCCAAAAG ATGTTAAGCACAACGAGAGCAAAACCAGACCCAAACTCTCAGATACAATGTTCAGTAAAGAG ACAAAGCTACCTCAGAGGACGAGTGTGAGGAACAAATCAAAAAATA TGAAAGAATGTTGTCAAGTCATGTTCGACTACGCAGCCTTGACCGAGGACGAGTTGaatctaaagaagggagacattGTTACAATCATCACCAAG GAAACAGAGGACGAGGGctggtgggagggagagatgaacggACGCAGAGGTTTTTTCCCGGACAATTTCGTCATGGTGATACCCACGATAGACGGTCTCCAA TCTGGAAGCACCAGCCAACCACCTGCGCGCCGTGGCACGGAAAGACGCTCAG TCAAGGCAGAGGGTTCAGCGATGGAGAAGAGCATCCTTGCAAAAGCAAAAG ATGAGAAACCAGAGACTAAAGACCTGAGAAGCAACCCTCCAACCAAAGTCAAGCTCCCTGCTCCAAGTAGACCTGCACTACCACCTCCAGTGAAGAACAAGCCTCAGAAGTTCGGTTGTAGCAA AGCCAATGGCGATCTCCCTCCCCTTTCACCAAAATGTACAGAGGAGAGCAACTCGGACCAGTTTGACGGAGTGGAGGTGTCCCCTGAGAAACTGAGTCACCCCACAGCCAACAGAGCCAAACCCCCACAGAGACGACCCCCATCTGCCCTCGTCACCGGTCCACAG GTTGCAGAAAGTCATTCACCACCATCCAAGCCTGAACATCCTCCCAAGAATCCGGTAGTCTCCGGTAATCCGGTAATCTCCAGGCTAGCGCTGCCCAAGGCTATAGTGGAGGCTAGGGCAGCCCAGGAGGAGAAGCCTTGTCTTGACAGCCTACAAGCTGAGGTCAGGGCACTGAAGATTGCTCTGGAGCTGCTGCAAAACAGACACAA ACAAGACATACAGGAACTGAAAGAGGGACTGAGAGACGAGAGAAACAAACGTGTGGCTCTGCAG GAGGAAGTACATGGTCTTAGGACTAAACATTCATCCTAA